One Vigna unguiculata cultivar IT97K-499-35 chromosome 11, ASM411807v1, whole genome shotgun sequence DNA window includes the following coding sequences:
- the LOC114168426 gene encoding calmodulin-like protein 3, with protein sequence MEAMDLRRVFEMFDRNGDGRISAKELRDSLVNLGIEIPEKELAEMIARIDVNGDGCVDMSEFGELYETIMEERDEEEDMREAFNVFDQNRDGFITVDELRAVLASLGLQQGKSMEECRKMIVKVDVDGDGMVNYKEFRQMMKGGGGFTAIG encoded by the coding sequence atggaggcGATGGACCTGAGGCGCGTGTTCGAGATGTTCGATCGGAACGGGGACGGGAGAATATCGGCGAAGGAGCTGAGAGATTCGTTGGTGAATTTGGGGATAGAGATTCCGGAGAAGGAGCTGGCGGAGATGATAGCGAGGATCGACGTCAACGGCGACGGCTGCGTGGACATGTCGGAGTTCGGGGAGCTGTACGAGACGATAATGGAGGAGCGCGACGAGGAGGAGGACATGCGGGAGGCCTTCAACGTCTTCGACCAGAACCGCGATGGCTTCATCACCGTCGACGAGCTCCGCGCCGTGCTGGCCTCCCTGGGCCTCCAGCAAGGGAAGAGCATGGAGGAGTGCCGGAAGATGATCGTGAAAGTGGATGTTGACGGAGATGGCATGGTCAATTACAAGGAATTCAGGCAGATGATGAAGGGTGGCGGAGGATTCACTGCTATTGGTTAA
- the LOC114168415 gene encoding uncharacterized CRM domain-containing protein At3g25440, chloroplastic — protein sequence MATSLFRTIRRASSALKFSYAASFSVSPRSVGRSKMCVCSPLWHRVSLGEQGYWWGLRNLSHGRVNLVITGGKTKFETHEVEPPKKDKWKTKKRLKMQRKREKEKRKAANRKDPRRLGVKGKKKKQRFASADERIKYKIENARIKEALLIERLKRYEVPKLQGPVVKPDSLTGEERFYLKKMAQKRSNYLQIGRRGLFGGVVLNMHMHWKKHETVKVLCKPCKPGQVHEYAQELARLSGGIPLQIIGDDTIIFYRGKNYEQPDIMSPIDTLSKKKALEKSKYEQSLESVRRFIAIAEKELELYYRHVALYGDPNNRNPLSVLDSPSENSKEKGNHGIQDKKIPDLNNDYFSASLSETEADSTEMELSETEDSFEDESLSMNESDSEEDSMSDSNGNQEKKGKHFFVDTGHTVLQSGQSKTNLYDCIMQFPLTKRVKHLNIVKSISFKSRTNLNSTAIGT from the exons ATGGCAACTTCGTTATTCCGCACCATAAGGAGAGCATCCTCTGCTCTCAAATTCTCGTACGCCGCCTCGTTTTCGGTCTCTCCCAG GTCAGTTGGGAGGAGCAAGATGTGTGTATGTTCTCCTTTGTGGCATCGTGTATCGCTAGGAGAGCAAGGTTATTGGTGGGGTTTAAGAAATTTGAGCCATGGCAGGGTGAACCTTGTGATAACAGGAGGGAAGACCAAGTTTGAGACTCATGAGGTTGAGCCTCCTAAGAAAGACAAGTGGAAGACCAAGAAGAGATTGAAGATGcagaggaagagagagaaggagaagAGGAAAGCGGCTAACAGGAAAGACCCTCGTCGACTTGGTGTCaaagggaagaagaaaaagcagAGATTTGCCAGTGCAGATGAGAGAATTAAGTACAAGATTGAGAAT GCCAGAATTAAGGAAGCATTGCTCATTGAAAGGCTGAAAAGATATGAAGTTCCTAAACTTCAGGGTCCTGTTGTGAAGCCTGATAGCTTGACGGGGGAAGAAAGgttttatttgaagaaaatgGCTCAGAAGAGATCTAATTATCTACAAATTGGCAGAAGAGGATTATTTGGAGGGGTTGTTCTCAATATGCATATGCATTGGAAGAAACATGAGACTGTTAAGGTCCTATGCAAGCCTTGTAAGCCGGGTCAGGTACACGAGTATGCACAAGAACTTGCCAGATTGAGCGGGGGTATTCCACTTCAAATAATTGGAGATGACACTATAATATTTTATCGTGGAAAAAACTATGAACAGCCTGATATTATGTCACCAATTGATACACTGTCCAAGAAAAAG GCTCTTGAAAAATCCAAGTATGAGCAATCACTTGAGTCAGTGCGGCGCTTCATTGCTATTGCTGAGAAAGAACTAGAGCTATATTACAGACACGTTGCACTTTATGGTGATCCAAACAACCGAAATCCCTTATCAGTTCTGGACAGTCCAAGTGAAAACTCAAAGGAAAAAGGGAATCATGGAATTCAAGATAAAAAAATCCCTGACTtgaataatgactatttttcaGCCAGTCTTTCTGAGACTGAAGCTGATTCCACGGAAATGGAGCTGTCAGAAACAGAAGATAGTTTTGAAGATGAAAGCTTGTCAATGAATGAATCAGATTCTGAAGAGGACAGCATGTCGGATTCCAATGGTAATCAAGAAAAGAAG GGAAAACATTTTTTTGTGGACACAGGCCACACAGTACTTCAAAGTGGACAATCAAAAACTAATCTTTATGATTGCATAATGCAGTTTCCACTTACCAAGAGGGTAAAACATTTGAACATTGTGAAATCCATAAGTTTCAAATCAAGAACTAATCTTAATAGTACAGCTATAGGAACTTGA
- the LOC114170440 gene encoding fructokinase-2-like isoform X1, which yields MASTNALPPTGSGLVVSFGEMLIDFVPTVSGVSLAEAPGFLKAPGGAPANVAIAVARLGGKAAFVGKLGDDEFGHMLAGILKENDVRSDGINFDQGARTALAFVTLRADGEREFMFYRNPSADMLLTPEDLNLELIRSAKVFHYGSISLIVEPCRSAHLKAMEVAREAGCLLSYDPNLRLPLWPSPEEARQQILSIWEKADVIKVSDVELEFLTGSDKIDDESALSLWHPNLKLLLVTLGEHGSRYYTKNFHGSVDAFHVNTVDTTGAGDSFVGALLCKIVDDQSILEDEARLREVLKFANACGAITTTKKGAIPALPTEADALNLIKEKNVKEGVPEASKTRCLIL from the exons ATGGCCTCCACCAATGCTCTTCCTCCCACCGGTAGCGGTCTCGTCGTCAGCTTCGGCGAGATGCTCATCGACTTCGTCCCCACCGTCTCCGGCGTCTCCCTGGCCGAGGCCCCGGGTTTCCTCAAGGCTCCCGGAGGCGCTCCAGCCAACGTCGCCATCGCCGTCGCAAGACTCGGCGGCAAGGCCGCTTTCGTTGGCAAGCTCGGCGACGACGAGTTCGGCCACATGCTCGCCGGAATCCTCAAGGAGAACGACGTGAGATCCGACGGGATCAACTTCGACCAGGGTGCGCGCACTGCGCTCGCGTTCGTGACTCTACGCGCCGACGGAGAGCGTGAGTTCATGTTCTACAGAAACCCCAGCGCCGACATGCTCCTCACGCCTGAAGATCTCAACCTTGAACTCATCAGATCT GCAAAGGTATTTCATTATGGATCGATAAGTTTGATCGTGGAGCCATGCAGATCAGCACACCTGAAGGCAATGGAAGTTGCGAGGGAAGCAGGGTGTCTGCTGTCTTACGATCCAAACCTCCGGCTACCGTTGTGGCCATCGCCCGAGGAAGCGCGTCAGCAGATACTCAGCATATGGGAGAAGGCTGATGTGATAAAAGTGAGCGATGTGGAACTTGAATTCCTAACCGGAAGTGACAAAATTGACGATGAATCTGCTCTCTCACTGTGGCATCCCAATTTGAAGTTGCTCCTTGTCACTCTTGGGGAACACGGTTCTAGGTACTATACCAAg AATTTCCATGGATCAGTGGACGCTTTTCATGTCAACACAGTTGATACAACTGGCGCAGGCGATTCCTTTGTCGGTGCTCTATTATGCAAGATTGTCGATGATCAATCCATACTTGAA GATGAAGCAAGGTTAAGGGAAGTGCTGAAGTTTGCAAATGCGTGTGGGGCAATTACAACTACTAAAAAAGGAGCAATTCCCGCTCTTCCCACAGAGGCTGATGCTCTCAACCTGATCAAAGAG aAAAACGTAAAGGAGGGTGTGCCTGAAGCCTCGAAAACCAGGTGTCTTATTCTGTGA
- the LOC114168416 gene encoding protein FAR1-RELATED SEQUENCE 1-like isoform X1 — MEFEIDGTGEAIANAAIDDNREGESMEPDYRQDEGDNVPQDSSGITIPFAIPTVSVAAVEEPYVGQEFESESAAHAFYNAYATEVGFIVRVSKLSRSRRDGTAIGRALVCNKEGFRMPDKREKIVRQRAETRVGCRAMIMVRKVSSGKWVVTKLVKEHTHPLTPGKGRRDFVYEQYPNEHDKIRELSQQLATEKKRSATYKRHLELIFEHIEEHNESLSKKIQHIVDSVREMEAKEQQSQLQ; from the exons A TGGAGTTTGAGATTGATGGTACTGGCGAGGCAATAGCAAATGCTGCTATTGATGACAACAGAGAAGGTGAATCTATGGAACCAGATTACAGACAAGACGAAGGTGATAATGTTCCTCAAGATTCCTCTGGGATCACAATCCCATTTGCAATTCCCACAGTATCGGTTGCTGCAGTCGAAGAGCCTTATGTGGGTCAGGAATTTGAGTCAGAATCAGCAGCACACGCATTTTACAATGCATATGCCACAGAGGTTGGATTCATCGTGCGTGTGAGTAAACTCTCACGATCAAGGCGCGATGGAACTGCCATTGGACGTGCTCTTGTCTGCAACAAAGAAGGTTTCAGAATGCCTGACAAGCGTGAGAAGATTGTGAGGCAAAGGGCTGAGACCAGGGTTGGTTGCCGAGCAATGATCATGGTGAGAAAAGTTAGTTCTGGCAAATGGGTCGTTACAAAGCTTGTAAAAGAACACACACATCCTTTGACTCCTGGTAAAGGCAGAAGAGATTTCGTCTATGAACAATATCCG AATGAACACGACAAAATTCGGGAACTATCTCAGCAGTTGGCAACTGAGAAAAAACGATCTGCAACCTATAAAAGGCATCTTGAACTGATATTTGAGCACATTGAAGAGCATAACGAGAGTCTTTCAAAGAAAATACAGCACATAGTAGACAGTGTGAGGGAGATGGAAGCCAAAGAACAACAGAGTCAACTCCAATGA
- the LOC114170440 gene encoding putative fructokinase-8 isoform X2 gives MKVYGDEFMNKAKVFHYGSISLIVEPCRSAHLKAMEVAREAGCLLSYDPNLRLPLWPSPEEARQQILSIWEKADVIKVSDVELEFLTGSDKIDDESALSLWHPNLKLLLVTLGEHGSRYYTKNFHGSVDAFHVNTVDTTGAGDSFVGALLCKIVDDQSILEDEARLREVLKFANACGAITTTKKGAIPALPTEADALNLIKEKNVKEGVPEASKTRCLIL, from the exons ATGAAGGTGTACGGCGATGAATTCATGAACAAA GCAAAGGTATTTCATTATGGATCGATAAGTTTGATCGTGGAGCCATGCAGATCAGCACACCTGAAGGCAATGGAAGTTGCGAGGGAAGCAGGGTGTCTGCTGTCTTACGATCCAAACCTCCGGCTACCGTTGTGGCCATCGCCCGAGGAAGCGCGTCAGCAGATACTCAGCATATGGGAGAAGGCTGATGTGATAAAAGTGAGCGATGTGGAACTTGAATTCCTAACCGGAAGTGACAAAATTGACGATGAATCTGCTCTCTCACTGTGGCATCCCAATTTGAAGTTGCTCCTTGTCACTCTTGGGGAACACGGTTCTAGGTACTATACCAAg AATTTCCATGGATCAGTGGACGCTTTTCATGTCAACACAGTTGATACAACTGGCGCAGGCGATTCCTTTGTCGGTGCTCTATTATGCAAGATTGTCGATGATCAATCCATACTTGAA GATGAAGCAAGGTTAAGGGAAGTGCTGAAGTTTGCAAATGCGTGTGGGGCAATTACAACTACTAAAAAAGGAGCAATTCCCGCTCTTCCCACAGAGGCTGATGCTCTCAACCTGATCAAAGAG aAAAACGTAAAGGAGGGTGTGCCTGAAGCCTCGAAAACCAGGTGTCTTATTCTGTGA
- the LOC114168416 gene encoding protein FAR1-RELATED SEQUENCE 1-like isoform X2 — protein MEPDYRQDEGDNVPQDSSGITIPFAIPTVSVAAVEEPYVGQEFESESAAHAFYNAYATEVGFIVRVSKLSRSRRDGTAIGRALVCNKEGFRMPDKREKIVRQRAETRVGCRAMIMVRKVSSGKWVVTKLVKEHTHPLTPGKGRRDFVYEQYPNEHDKIRELSQQLATEKKRSATYKRHLELIFEHIEEHNESLSKKIQHIVDSVREMEAKEQQSQLQ, from the exons ATGGAACCAGATTACAGACAAGACGAAGGTGATAATGTTCCTCAAGATTCCTCTGGGATCACAATCCCATTTGCAATTCCCACAGTATCGGTTGCTGCAGTCGAAGAGCCTTATGTGGGTCAGGAATTTGAGTCAGAATCAGCAGCACACGCATTTTACAATGCATATGCCACAGAGGTTGGATTCATCGTGCGTGTGAGTAAACTCTCACGATCAAGGCGCGATGGAACTGCCATTGGACGTGCTCTTGTCTGCAACAAAGAAGGTTTCAGAATGCCTGACAAGCGTGAGAAGATTGTGAGGCAAAGGGCTGAGACCAGGGTTGGTTGCCGAGCAATGATCATGGTGAGAAAAGTTAGTTCTGGCAAATGGGTCGTTACAAAGCTTGTAAAAGAACACACACATCCTTTGACTCCTGGTAAAGGCAGAAGAGATTTCGTCTATGAACAATATCCG AATGAACACGACAAAATTCGGGAACTATCTCAGCAGTTGGCAACTGAGAAAAAACGATCTGCAACCTATAAAAGGCATCTTGAACTGATATTTGAGCACATTGAAGAGCATAACGAGAGTCTTTCAAAGAAAATACAGCACATAGTAGACAGTGTGAGGGAGATGGAAGCCAAAGAACAACAGAGTCAACTCCAATGA